AAATCGCAAATTGGAATATGTGATCTTTTCTGTGAAGCCTTCCTTACAGGATAGCGAAGAGGTAGTGAAACAAATTAATAATATTTATACAAAGCTTTCTTTGGCGCCTGACGATACGAACGATTTAAAGTTAAATGCCGACAATGGAATCGACAGGTTCTATTATTCAAAGGAAAATATTGCTTCAGCAAAGGTCAGGGATACACTTTTAAAGCTGAATATCGGATCTCTTATAGGTCCTTACTTTGAAGATGGTGCGTATAAAATTGTGAAATTATTGGATCGGCGTATGGTTCCTGACTCGGTAAGGGCTCGCCATATTTTAATACGTGTCGCGCAAGGGGTAGATTCTGCAGTTGCTCTTAAAAAGACGGATAGCTTATACCAGGCTTTAAAGAATGGAGCTTCCTTTGATTCACTGGCGATCAGGTTCTCTGATGATAAAGGTTCAGGGCAAAAAGGCGGGGATTTGGGTTATATGCAGCAGGGAAAAACCGTGAAGAATTTTAATAATTTTCTTTTCTTTCAGGGTAGGCAGGGAGAAGTAAATGTTATAAGGACCGAATTTGGGTATCATATTGTAGAAATATTAGATGCCAAAGATTTTCACCCGGCAGTTCAAATTGTGTTTATTACCCGTCCTTTGGAAGCAAGCTCAGAAACGGATAAATTGGCTTACGAACAGGCCACACAATTTGCCAGCAAGTACAATACGCGGCAATCTTTTGAAAAGGAAGTATCCTCAAAGCCATATACAAAGCAATTAGCCCCTAACGTACAGAAAAATGCTTACCAGTTACCCGGGCTTACTTCGGCCAGGGAAATTGTAAAATGGGGTTATTCAGCAAAAGTAGGGGAAGTATCACAGGTATTTTCATCAGATAATAATTATGTGGTAGCCCTTCTTACAGAAGTAAAGCCGGAAGGTACTATGAGCGTTCAGGATGCAAGGCAGCAAGTGCAACTAGCAGTGCTTAAAGAGAAAAAGGGTGCTCAAATCGCTGCTCAGCTTGCCGCATCAGGTACACTGAATGCAACTTTAGAATCTATTGCTACCAAGTTCAATCAACCGGTTAAAAGCATTTCGAATCTTGCTTTTGCAAATGCTTATGCCCAGGATTTAGGATTTGAGCCCAAAGTAGTAGGTGAAACTTTCGCATTAAAATCCAATACGGTTTCAAAACCAATACTTGGGGAATCAGGAGTTTTTGTTATTTCTGTTTCATCTCTAAATAAACCTACTCCTATAGCTGATTATAATTCTTACAAACAGCAAATCCTATCTTCCCTGCAGCCAAGGTTACAGTATGGATACGCTGAAGCTTTAAAAAAATCTATTAAAATACAAGATGACCGTTACCTGTTTTTCTAAGTTTAAAGTGTTTCTTTTATAGATACAATTCCAGTGTAATAATTCAATAAAATACTCAGAAATGAAAAGTGGGGTGGATATGAACTATCCACCTCTTCTTTTTTGTTAAATGTAAAAGCCATTAATGGAATCTTCAGATAAAATAATTAATAAAATTGCAGAAAGCGGACTGATTACTTTGGATCTGGAAGAAATGTATCCTTCAGAAGAGAAAGCAGCTTTTGATATTAAAGATTATCTGTTTATGGGATTAATCCTGAAAGAAAAAGATTTTAGAGAATCTCTAAAGAATTTGGATTGGCAAAAGTTTGAGAAAAAAAGCGTGGCTGTATTTTGTTCTGCAGATGCTGTAGTTCCCGTTTGGGCATATATGCTAGTTGGAATATATCTTCAGCCGGTGGCAAAGCGATTTTATTTTTGCAGTCAGGAAGATCTCGATGCAATGATATATTATGAGGAAATTGATAACATAGATGTCTCTTTATATCGTGATCAAAGGGTTATAATAAAAGGATGCAGCGATAAACCTGTTCCTCCGGCTGCTTATGTTGCCATTGCAAGAAAATTGCGCCCCGCTGTGAAAAGCTTAATGTATGGGGAGGCTTGTTCCAATGTACCTTTATATAAACAAAAAGTTCTGTAGGTATAAATCTGCTTTAATGAAAGAAGGTGTTTTAAGAAGGTTAAGGTGGATGCTTTTGATTGGAGCAGCTGGATTTGGAATTTTATTCTTTATTCAAAAGACTCAAAGCGCTCCGGATCCTGTTAAATATTCAAAAGAAAATGTTCTTTCCCCATTCGATAATAAAATTTATGCGATACAAATTCCTGATAGAATGGATTTTGCCGGAGAACCTGTGCCGCTGAGTAATACGGATGTAAAACAGCATTTAGACCGTGAATTGTTAATTAACGCTTACTGGCATTCACAAACTATATATATCTTAAAACAATACCCGCAGATGATATCTTACATTGAACCGATTTTAAAAAAGAATGGAATACCTCATGATTTTATTTATTTGTGCGTGGCGGAAAGCGGCTTACAATACAATGCAATGTCGCCGGATGGTGCATTAGGATTATGGCAATTTATGAAAACAACAGGGCAGAGATACGGATTAGAAATTTCAGCGGAAGTAGATGAGCGGTTGAGCTTTGAAAAATCTACGGAAGCAGCTTGCAGATATTTGTTGGATTCCAAACAGCGCCTGGGAAGCTGGACACTGGCTGCTGCAGCCTTTAATATGGGATTGGATGGTCTTTCTGAGGTTATTAGAAAGCAAAAGGTTAACAATTATTATGATCTGTATCTTAACCGTGAAACGTCCCGATACATATATCGGATTCTCGCATTGAAAGAAGTAATGAATAATCCTTCGCAATATGGCTTTAACCTTGAAGTTAATGACCTTTATAATCCTTATAAATATAAATCCGTAAAAGTTGATACAACTATAACAGACCTTGCAGCTTTTGCTCAAATGGAGAAAACAAATTATAAAATGTTACGCGTCCTTAATCCCTGGATTATCGGATATACTTTAACTAATACGGAGGGCAAATTGTATAATATTAAAATTCCAATTGCGGATTAACATTTAATTCGTCTGCTATTGCTTTGATACGTTATCTAAATCAATTATCGTCAGTTTTCTGAATAGGGATAACTGTCTTCTTTAATGAATCGGTAGCAATGGCAATAATGAAAGTTCATTTTAAATAGTGAATGTGGATAAAAAAATCTAAGCCAGCTTTCTGTATTCATCCTGAAAGCATTTACTTTGATCAACAGATATTCAAAGTGAGACTAAATGCTCAAAGCATTCTTTAAAAAAGATGAAACTGAAGCGGGTTGTGATGAAGCGGGTCGGGGATGCCTTGCCGGGCCTGTATTCGCCGCAGCAGTAATCCTTCCATCCTATTTTTCTCATCCATTGCTTAATGATTCAAAACAATTAAAAGAAAGCGATCGCTATTTTCTTCGTGATGTTGTAAAAGAAAATGCCATTGCTTATGCAGTCTCTTCAGTAAACCATAAGACAATTGATAAGATCAATATTCTGAATGCTTCCATACTCGCAATGCATAAGGCGTTAAAAGCATTGCAAAAAAAACCTTCCTCTATTATAGTGGATGGAAATCGCTTTAAGAAATATAAGAGAGTACCCCATACTTGCATTATCCAGGGAGATGCTCAGTTTGCATCCATTGCTGCTGCCAGTATTCTTGCAAAAACGTATCGTGATGATTATATGAGGCAGCTCCATGAAAAATTTCC
The Chitinophagales bacterium DNA segment above includes these coding regions:
- a CDS encoding DUF2480 family protein; translated protein: MESSDKIINKIAESGLITLDLEEMYPSEEKAAFDIKDYLFMGLILKEKDFRESLKNLDWQKFEKKSVAVFCSADAVVPVWAYMLVGIYLQPVAKRFYFCSQEDLDAMIYYEEIDNIDVSLYRDQRVIIKGCSDKPVPPAAYVAIARKLRPAVKSLMYGEACSNVPLYKQKVL
- a CDS encoding SurA N-terminal domain-containing protein, with translation MAIISKIRNRLGPIIVIVIGLALGVFVLETALNSNSSLLKGNKDIVGVVDGNEIHYRDFQNKVDTALNSYKQQTNQNSLDDNTTYMLRDQTWNQMVNDMINGEEFHKLGLTISVNELTDMFMGKDPISEIRKPFTNPQTGTFDPQAVKNYINNLDKPQQGDQTPPGQRRAQWVAFEKAAKQQRMVEKYANLVKGGLYIPKWQAQMDYDEKNTHAEVKYVMVPYTSISDSAVKVTDADIQTYIDAHKEQFKQDENRKLEYVIFSVKPSLQDSEEVVKQINNIYTKLSLAPDDTNDLKLNADNGIDRFYYSKENIASAKVRDTLLKLNIGSLIGPYFEDGAYKIVKLLDRRMVPDSVRARHILIRVAQGVDSAVALKKTDSLYQALKNGASFDSLAIRFSDDKGSGQKGGDLGYMQQGKTVKNFNNFLFFQGRQGEVNVIRTEFGYHIVEILDAKDFHPAVQIVFITRPLEASSETDKLAYEQATQFASKYNTRQSFEKEVSSKPYTKQLAPNVQKNAYQLPGLTSAREIVKWGYSAKVGEVSQVFSSDNNYVVALLTEVKPEGTMSVQDARQQVQLAVLKEKKGAQIAAQLAASGTLNATLESIATKFNQPVKSISNLAFANAYAQDLGFEPKVVGETFALKSNTVSKPILGESGVFVISVSSLNKPTPIADYNSYKQQILSSLQPRLQYGYAEALKKSIKIQDDRYLFF
- a CDS encoding ribonuclease HII gives rise to the protein MLKAFFKKDETEAGCDEAGRGCLAGPVFAAAVILPSYFSHPLLNDSKQLKESDRYFLRDVVKENAIAYAVSSVNHKTIDKINILNASILAMHKALKALQKKPSSIIVDGNRFKKYKRVPHTCIIQGDAQFASIAAASILAKTYRDDYMRQLHEKFPHYNWKQNKGYPTDEHRDKITEHGVSVHHRLSFNIFGYPKEDELACLEAQSDEQPYS
- a CDS encoding lytic transglycosylase domain-containing protein — translated: MKEGVLRRLRWMLLIGAAGFGILFFIQKTQSAPDPVKYSKENVLSPFDNKIYAIQIPDRMDFAGEPVPLSNTDVKQHLDRELLINAYWHSQTIYILKQYPQMISYIEPILKKNGIPHDFIYLCVAESGLQYNAMSPDGALGLWQFMKTTGQRYGLEISAEVDERLSFEKSTEAACRYLLDSKQRLGSWTLAAAAFNMGLDGLSEVIRKQKVNNYYDLYLNRETSRYIYRILALKEVMNNPSQYGFNLEVNDLYNPYKYKSVKVDTTITDLAAFAQMEKTNYKMLRVLNPWIIGYTLTNTEGKLYNIKIPIAD